The following proteins are co-located in the Haloplanus sp. HW8-1 genome:
- a CDS encoding FAD:protein FMN transferase produces MEVRLNAFDAASAVSYLNREGKVANDHAARIVCRGLEYNDRTGGVFDIDQGCVEQDPKTFLRGDGEAPPTRFDTGTVRISGSHVTEDVELDLNGLAKGYIVDRASEALGGVGRCGFVGGGGDMCPPTGPVAIESPYGDDTPLKILDTDWHVATSGGYRRSRNGTDHIYDATTVSLGSRHESVTVVACRDCMKVDALTTTLASEWEGLEAIIIHEGVYHTTDEFERHVLDT; encoded by the coding sequence ATGGAAGTACGGCTGAACGCCTTCGACGCGGCGAGTGCCGTCAGCTACCTCAACCGCGAAGGCAAGGTAGCGAACGACCACGCCGCACGTATCGTCTGTCGGGGACTCGAATACAACGACCGAACCGGGGGAGTGTTTGATATCGATCAGGGATGCGTCGAACAGGATCCCAAAACGTTCCTGCGCGGTGACGGTGAAGCACCTCCAACGAGGTTCGATACCGGAACCGTCCGAATCAGTGGGTCTCACGTCACTGAAGACGTCGAACTCGACCTCAATGGTCTGGCGAAAGGATACATCGTCGACCGGGCCAGCGAGGCACTCGGAGGTGTTGGTCGATGCGGGTTCGTCGGCGGAGGTGGCGACATGTGCCCGCCTACGGGTCCGGTCGCCATCGAGAGCCCATACGGCGACGACACGCCGCTGAAGATACTGGACACGGACTGGCACGTCGCAACATCCGGTGGATACCGACGGTCGCGAAACGGCACGGATCACATCTACGACGCGACCACCGTGTCGCTCGGCTCGCGTCACGAGTCGGTCACCGTCGTCGCGTGTCGAGATTGCATGAAGGTTGACGCCCTAACGACGACGCTTGCGTCGGAGTGGGAGGGGCTGGAAGCGATCATTATCCACGAGGGAGTGTATCATACGACAGACGAGTTTGAGAGGCATGTCCTGGACACCTAA